From the genome of Gloeocapsopsis sp. IPPAS B-1203, one region includes:
- a CDS encoding ABC transporter permease, giving the protein MLKRYFEVLQLLWGAAIAAELEYRVNFVLATLTSLGNLAGSLFSLFLFYRTGYTFQGWAWEEALIVLAIFTMLQGFSSTFLAPNLNSIVKHVQQGTLDFILLKPISSQFWLSSHTLSPWGLPDIIFGSILIGYAGGRLGLTLQDYLLSAIPLLFGLASLYSLWFMLGATSIWFVKIYNVTEVLRGLLEAGRFPIVAYPVAYRFFFTFIIPVTFLTTVPAEAMLGRVELGWLIGAGVLALALLYIARIFWNFALRFYTSASS; this is encoded by the coding sequence GTGTTAAAACGCTATTTTGAAGTATTACAGTTATTATGGGGTGCAGCGATCGCCGCTGAATTGGAGTACCGCGTTAACTTTGTTTTGGCGACGCTAACAAGCCTTGGTAATCTTGCAGGCAGTTTATTTAGTCTGTTTCTGTTTTACCGTACAGGTTACACATTCCAAGGATGGGCGTGGGAAGAAGCGCTGATTGTACTTGCTATCTTTACTATGTTACAGGGTTTTTCCAGTACCTTCTTGGCTCCCAACCTCAACAGCATCGTTAAGCACGTTCAGCAAGGTACATTAGACTTTATTTTACTCAAGCCAATCAGTAGTCAATTTTGGCTTTCTAGTCACACACTTTCACCTTGGGGACTACCAGATATCATCTTTGGCAGTATTCTCATCGGCTATGCTGGTGGCAGATTGGGCTTAACACTGCAAGACTACTTACTAAGTGCCATTCCTTTGTTATTTGGACTAGCTAGCCTCTACAGCCTGTGGTTCATGCTAGGCGCGACAAGTATTTGGTTTGTCAAAATCTATAATGTTACAGAAGTTCTCAGAGGCTTGCTAGAAGCTGGTAGATTTCCCATTGTTGCTTATCCTGTTGCTTACCGCTTTTTCTTTACTTTTATTATTCCAGTAACATTTTTAACGACAGTTCCCGCAGAAGCGATGTTAGGGCGTGTTGAGTTAGGTTGGTTAATTGGTGCGGGTGTACTTGCATTAGCTTTGTTATATATTGCTAGAATCTTCTGGAATTTTGCACTGCGTTTTTACACAAGTGCTTCTAGCTGA
- a CDS encoding GNAT family N-acetyltransferase encodes MQIRPATPTDVSAVLPMVASICTLHKTWDSAKYGFLPNPQQRYEQWLTAQAKSDKSIFLVAEDAQTGHLRAFLVGTVERGIPIYRLREFGFIHDLWVEPSYRRAGVAKQMVMLAIEHFQSIGVKQIRLDTAVANEAGRQLFGACGFRVSTVEMLIELEI; translated from the coding sequence ATGCAGATTCGTCCTGCTACACCTACTGATGTCTCCGCAGTCTTGCCAATGGTTGCATCTATCTGCACTCTGCACAAAACTTGGGATAGTGCTAAATATGGCTTTTTACCCAATCCGCAACAGCGTTATGAGCAATGGTTAACTGCGCAAGCTAAAAGTGACAAAAGTATCTTCTTAGTAGCTGAGGATGCGCAAACAGGGCACTTGAGAGCTTTTTTAGTTGGTACTGTAGAGCGAGGAATTCCGATTTATCGACTGCGCGAGTTTGGCTTTATTCACGATTTGTGGGTAGAACCATCCTATCGCCGTGCTGGAGTTGCTAAGCAGATGGTAATGTTGGCGATTGAGCATTTTCAAAGTATTGGAGTTAAGCAAATTCGGTTGGATACTGCTGTGGCGAACGAGGCGGGAAGGCAGTTATTTGGTGCGTGTGGTTTTCGGGTGAGTACTGTGGAGATGTTGATTGAGTTGGAGATTTAG